The DNA window GATGGACAAACCAAAAGAATTGAAGAGTGGTGAACTGAACTCCTGAAGTGAACTGTgtttttgcctcagaaataaaaTCAAGACAATTCAGCCCTCCCTTATTCTGTGAAGATTCCTTTCCACCCCTTCAACATCCTCCAATTAGAATGTGCACAGCATTAGACAGCGGTGCCAAATAGAAATGGGTGTCAGAAGCATCCATCTCTTGTAGCGCCTCCAGCCAGGCTTATTGCATCCCCAAAATAATTCAGATGCTATTTGTTCTAGGACAGGTAGTTCAAAGAGGAAGATCCTGAGGATATGGTAGCAGGTAGTGCACACAAGGTAGTGCACTCCTGGCGTgatctgttccatggggtcacgaagagttggacacaactaaatgactaaacaacaacaacaccaagtGCACACAAAAGTGTTAAAGAACATTGAGGAGTAGACCATCAGTATGCAGGCATATCTACAATATATTTTGCCTACAGAGAGAATGCCTGGCATCCACATTTCCTTGAAGGTGGgagtccttggcatctccttttaaAAGGATCAGATAACAGATCGTGTAAATTCTAGAGAACTACCTGTCATGTTAGACAATATTGGGTTGACCATGGTCTCAACCTGCTGTAAAGCAACTTAAAGACTAGCaacttttatttggcataagtgtTCATGGACTGCACCCCACTTTATCTGATGGAGGAGCTTATACTAAATCAAACCTGTTTCTCTTTAACATGCCACAAGACTCATTGTTTTTGCTGTAAGTGGTCAACGTGCTCCCTCCCAATCCCAAACCCACCATCCTGGTAATGCAGAAGGCAATTGCCTATCTTGAATCATAAGTGAAGGTATCAAACCTTTTCCTTCAAGAATGTCCCACACATCCTCAAATGGagacttttttatttcttcagcaGTATAGAATGTGGGGGATGGAAAAGTAGATGAATCTAATCCCTTCCACAACTCTCCGACCATTTAGGTTAGACCAGGCAAAGTTGAGGGAGGGcatgtttttttgtgtttgttggaagagaatttttttcctgcataaCAAAGCTCTATTACATGCCAGGTAAATAATTCAAATGGTGCCGCAGGAAACCCAACACCCCAAGGTCATACTGGAGATGGTAGATGCAATGCAGTGTAAAGGATAGTCTGCAACCGGTAAAAGGGACCCATTCTGAAAGCATCAAAGAGTGGATACAGTTGAAAGCATTCACATGATACCCTGCCCACCCCCTTTTTTCATCACTATGTTGAATAAGTGGCTATTATATTTCATGTGTCCAATAGCCATCTGTCATAACAAGAGCATGGTCCCCAAGGCTAACAAGCAGAAAAGCACAATCTTTTTAATGCTCTCAGCTCTAAAGCATCTCTCAACTCATTGGCATTCTTGTCCACAAAATTGAAGAAGACTAATAAGTTCCTAGCAATTTTCTCTCTTGATCTCCTTTTCATTCAGACATACAGAAGGTTCAGCTGGGATGGACTGCTCAATTTCTCCCAAAGCTTAATTCTTCAGTGTTGATGAATTCCTGTTTTACATTCTTGCCCATTATCAAAAGTAAATCAATGCCCGTGGAAAAATTACTGTGAAAAGCCATGAAATGTTTATCAGGCCTTGTAGACAGTAACCTAATCTTTTTACAATttcttaaaaattataaaagcatagAAGCAGTGCTTTTGCACATACCTGGCAGGTACtgcatgaataaaaacaggtttgTCTGTCTTTTTGTATTAAATTATAACTCCTAGTATCCTGCAACTAATatgaggaaagggaaaaatgGGATATAGGGCATCTAATCATTCTTTGAGTGACTGAATGTAAACTTGGTTAAGAGTCAAGAGTTCAAGTGACTTATGCAAGTGATGTAACTAGCCCAGCATGTTGAAACATCAGATGAGAAATCATTATGGATAATGATGTTTCTAGCAGAACATGTAACAGCACCGCTCAAACTAGTTTTAGTGCATTAAACCTAATCCAGGCCAAAGGGGAAATTCTGTCCTCCCagacagatttctttttctttaaaaatgataagaaaaagaaatgtatattTCTTTGTGCATGTCACATATGTACATATTATCAAAAGAGGACTGGAGAATCGGACAGGCTGGCTAAAATTAAATAGCAAACATGACTTCTTAAAGcaagatgtttgtatttttaaaaatatgttgtatttttaaacatGTGGTCTCAATTCATTCCTTATGCAGCTATAAAATGAATACTGAGCATATGTGGTTATGATCTGGAGCTGCACACTTGGTTTTAGTGCTTCTTTTAGATCAGTGTTCCCTTTTAACTGCTTCTCCTGTATCATTTGCATGGCAATTTCTGGAAATGGGGGACTGGATTCATTCCATGTTTGTCACTGAAAGAAAGGGTCCATTGGTACCCACAGAAACTCTTCAACAGATAATGGAGGGGAGACATATGCATTGTCATTAGAGGAGGAGATTCTTTAAGTGCTGGTTACGGATGATTGTTACAGCAAACTCTTTTCTCACACTGCATACTTTGCAAATCAGGTTCTtttgtttcaaattatttttctgtcCATTCTTGCCCACAACTCTGACTTTTCAGACATAGAACTCTGCCTGAATTACATCTCTGAAACATTAATGTGATTTCATCTCTAACAACAGATTATCTGTATGTACAATTTGAccgccttcgcgaatacatataaTTTGACCCTCCAACTGAAACAATGGCAAGGACAAAGAGTTAAATCTCCTTCAAAAGCAATTAGGACTCACTCCTGTCTGCCAGctgtctatttaaaaaaataatatgtgCACCAGAGTTAGAGATGTGACTGACATCAATTACATTTGTGCAAAAATTGGTAAAGAAAGATTTGGGGGGAAATGGACATGCTCTGGAAGCAATTTCTGAATTATTAGGAATTAGAATGCTTTTGGGTTGTTTGCTGAGGAAATGAGCTAAGGGGTTTTGAATCAGAAATACCTGTGGGTGCTGTTCACAGAAAACATAACAGTGACCTAGCTATTCTTCAGTCAGCAGTTAGGAAAATGGTGCAACCAGCAGTTATGTTACAGGCTGTTATATCAATGCAGATAACTTTTATATAGGGGTAGGGTTGCCaacgtcaggcaaaaggaggacatgtcctcctttttagcctaatgtcctccgttgGGCAGACAAAGATAAAAACCCTTAAAAtatcaggcttttgtatattttatgttataattttggatggaagggggagaggtggaaagaCCACCTTCGCCGGTGCTGGAGCAGGAGGCGGTGCCAAAGGAAGGCCAGGTGAGTGCCACTGCTGCCTGACGGGCTCCTCCAGAATACCTGCAGCCACTCTCCTCCACCCTTGTCAGCCCCATCGAGGTCAGTATGGTGAGCCCTTAGAAGCCTTCGCTGCCCATGCCCTGGGGAGCGCTCGAGCACCCCGGCGTTTTCCCGGGCCAGCCTTTCCTCTCGGCTGCTTCGCCAGATGGCTCCATCCCGAGCTTCGTCCGCCTTCCGCGGCACGGTTGGGAGAGCCGGCCCCACCTGGAGCCTTCACCTCCCTGCATGGAGGAATCGGGTCCAGTCCTCTTGTCACCCCGAGTTGTGGCGGTGGTGGCAGcccagcactgggaggctgagcctggccggggCGGTCCGACCGCTTGTCCCGGCCTCACCCTCTGGGCAACTGTCCCAGATTCCCCCAGCCTGCAGGGTCTGGACTGGCTAGGGGGCTCCTGCTCTAGCCGTTGTGGTGAAAGAGCTACGGTACaaggaagcagcctcttcgctctTCAGCCCAGGCTCAGATCCCTGCTTGGCTGTGAAAATTCCCTGGAGCATGGCAGGGGTAAAAACAATGTTTGAAATCTCACATAACATGaacaaccctattagggtcaccataaattagatGTGACTCGGTGGTGTATAACAGTATTCCAGAAAAGTTACAAATACAgtaaagttttcttctttgtaaattcgtttttagttattgttgtacccctgttgtgagccgcctagagtggtctattgactaggtaggcgggatattaaataaataaataaataaataaataaataaataaataaataaataaataaataaataaataaataaataaataaataaataaataaataaataaataaataaataaataagggattGAACTGGTTTATTGCCGGAAAGAGAGTCTTTGGATCAACTAATTTGCTGCACTATGTTCAGTAGGACATTTAAGTAACCACCATACCGGTCTCTAAATGGGGTTTGGCCAGGTCAGTACTTCAATAGGAAATCACCAGGGAATATAAGGCATCTCCAGGAAGAATTAGGAAAGAATTCTGCTTGAAACCTTGCCAGTTTCAGAAGACAGGACTGGGCTAGATGTATCGGTGGTCTGATTCTGCATATGACAGTTTCATGTTTTCTTACTTTCAAGCACATGAGCCTAGAATTGTGCGCTGAAAAACTCATTGAGAGCCCACAGGTTTGGGATTAAGATACTTTGTCTTACCTGTTTCTAAAACTTGAGGCATAGTAGCAAGCTTGGCTAATCAGTAGCAGAAAATAATTGACTTGAACATTTTGAAGATCAGTCAAAGTTAAAGCCTGTTGTTTCCTTTGACTGTCACCATGGTTTAGAATCTGTGTCAGTGAAAACGTTCCCTGTGGATATCTAGGTTATGAGGACATGGGGAAATTCTGCATAAATTATAGGCCAGTATGTTAATCAGAAGAGAGTTTACTACTCTGCTTTATTTACAGACAGTACCTTGGTCTTTATCATATCTGCCTAATGTTCACTTTTTCGATGTGGGAGAAAGTGTCACGTGTTGTGAATAAAAATAATCTTGCATGTATTTCTTCAGCTTTCCAATGTCTGTTTTTGGCCTACGGCTTTGGTCCTTATTGAAGGTAAACAACCAACCATTTGTAATTTTAGACAATTGAACTATTGTATTAAGGGAAGTAGACTGTCTTAATCAGCAAGACAATTAAATATTGGTGTCCTTCTGGAATTATGTTTATGACCCCAGTTGAAGTTCTGTATGCCTTTTGCATACTATGGTCTTGTTTCATGACATCATATATAGCTAAATGCCAAAAAATGTCATTGCTCCTAGTAACTTGAAGCATGATATGCAATTATTTATGGCAGTCGAGCTTGTAGATCATAGttgccttttattttccttttttaatcagTTGCCCTTTCTTGAATTTCCTCTGGACTAAAGCAAGCTTTGTGTTAATACAAAGCATTCTTACATGTATATCTTCTAGCTGttctaatattttgttttttaaataagtgaTTGCTGACTAGTATTCACATTTCATCTGTGACAAAGTCTGTTAAGGAGATCTAAAacacagaaggagaagaagaagaagaagaagaagaagaagaagaagaagaagaagaagaagaagaagaagaagaagaagaagaagaagaagaagaagaagaagaagaagaagaagaagaaaaaataatcatGTATGCATTACAAGGCGTTTCTTCACAGGCACACTGTATTAGTTAGaaggaattgttgttgttgttgagaatgGATCCAAAGTTCCATTGAGATTGTTTAATTAATTCCCAGTAGACTTCTATACttctggtggcgctgcgggttaaactgcagaagcctctgtgctgaaggccaggagaccagcagtcgtaagattgaatccatgcaacagagtgagctcccgtcgcttgtcccagcacctgacaacctagcagttcgaaagcatgtaaatgcaagtagataaataggtatcaccatggtgggaaggtaagagcatttcatgtctagttgcgatggccacgtgaccacagaaactgtctacggacaaatgctgactttatggcttggaaacggggatgagcaccgagccctggagtcggacatgactggactaaatgtccaggggaacctttaccttttacctagacTTCTAGAGGGTTAGCAATTATAGCAATTACAGTTAAAAGggtcaattttgttgttgttttactactGTTCCCCGAATTCTTGAGAAATtcaccaggcagaattctgggacacACCTCTGTGCACCTACTTTTTGCTCACGTGGAGCGGCGGCCACCTCTGAGGCTGCACGGTCCTCTCTGTcctttgtttcctgtttttaatgTGGATGGGAAAATAGAGGCTATTGGTGGTACTTTCTGGGAGTTACATTCTGCCTACTAGGCTCTGTAGGAGGCCTTCCAAAGAACTATAACTCCTAGGAAGCACTGTGACAGCTCTCCCCCCCCTATTTTTTTGAACAATAACAACAGGAAATGAAGGCTGGAGAAGGCCATGCAGCCTTGCAGCTAGGGCGAGTTCGAAGTGAATGAAATGTAAGTGTCTGTAGGTATGTGTTTGTGGGTTGAAAGTCCCAGAAATTTGCAgtgggaattcttggagaattctggcagCTGGAGTCCAAGAAAATGAAGAGCACACCTGTAATATTGATCAGTTGCTACAAAAACAATAAAGATTCTTATAGTTAGCATCTAATGCCTGagaggttttatttggcatattatTGTTTCTGTCTCATGAAGTGGACTGCAGCTTACAAACACTtttgtagaattaaaaaaaatattagtctttaaggtgctacaaggcAGTTATTTTAACTGGAGAAGGATTTGATCgaatcttttgttttaaaattgttttacaaTTTTACCTCCTCTAATTGTGCCTTTCACTGAATCATTGTTCCAAATGTTCCTCCTTTAGGGAACAATCTCCACAAGTACTTGCTTATATAGTGACTTTCCCCAATGACTGGGTGAGCATATGGATATAAATAGACAGGTCATGTATTGGCCTTCCAGTGGagtttgatccacaaaagtttacACTGAAATAAGTTGGTTATGTCTTTTAGGTATTGCAGTATTTTGTGGGGTTtaatttttggttttctttttgctttcttttcccgATCTCCTCATTAAAATGTGCGTGCTAAGCtctcaaaaacatcagagtaccctaggacagagtttggaaatgtctACTTTAGATTTTCCTTGTTGTCATGATTTATGTATGTTGTGTGAAAATAAATTGGCTAGACAGAGTAACTGTGCATCAGTACAAGATCTCTGAATTGGAATAGTAATGTGTCAACAGTCCGAGTTGTCCATCTATGTGCTGTGCATGCTTTAGGTCTCATGGAGACCAAGTCCAAACtgtcaaaacaatgttttctggGGATGTTAGCCCCAAGTAATATAccgagaagaagaagaagctgaaattcATAATGAAAACAGGAAATGACCAATGGTTCTCTAGTTGCTCAACCTAAGTGTGATCAAGGAAACTTTTATACAGGTGGAAAACTGTCACATGTTGTTCCCTGACACTTGACAGACACTTGACAGTTGACAGAGTCTCAAAGTTTTATATTATACATTTTCTTCCCTCAGCCAGCCTTCTGTTCAGGCCACTTGTTGAAGAAGGAGCAATGCTAAATTGAGTGCAAAGGAGAATAGCAGAGGAGGGCTTTATGTCCTCACAAAGCTATTGCTACCCTTAAATATTTTGATTATGTGCATGCCACtaccagaagaaaaacaaaccattAACTGCTTGCAAGATAATTATAAATAAAAGATTAATTGGAGTTTTTATTCAGACGTAGCTCAGGTAACTAATTATATGATTGGTGAAAGAGCATTTTTTGCGAGGAGTTGAAAATTTCTGTAAAGATTTACCAAAATTTAGAGCAAAGAGAGAAAAGCATCTTAAATTTTAGTGTAATTGTATTCAGTTTGTCTTCTAGAAGGAATGATGGATGGTCTTCTGCTTGCCCTCCATTGATTTGGGCTGCTAGTTTAATTGCCTTCTTATCTATACTTGATCCTCATTTCCAGGAAAAATCCTTCCAGGTGGCAAGAGAGATCACATGAAGGCTTCTCTACAAGCACAAGTGACACGTGTTACTTGCTGCTAGATATTGATGACTACAAGTTTGGGAATCATAATACTCTGTCTTGTCTTTTACTTCTTAGCATCTCCTCTCCCTCACTCAAGGAAAATTCCTATTAAGGAAGGGAGAGTATATGGATGATGTGGTTTCATGTACAAGTTGGACCAATTATGGGCcagtctttttaaataaaattgctcACGTATTCTGGGGTGTATTTTCAGTTCACTCAGGTTCCCTAGGTCTAGCCAACATTATGTATAAACTGATGGTGGACAAAAAACACaatctggaagattctggaagtgTTGTGGATGACACGGGGAGTGGCTGTCCCAGCAAACAAGTGCATTGTCTCAAAGCAGAAGTTTCAAATACCACTAATTTAGAGGGGTTCATCTCACGTTTTGCCTCATTTAATGTGTTGTTCTGCAGACTCAGTCTAACAAATGttggtttagtgcagtggttcccaatattgggtaatccagatgttcttggactgcagtttccagaaactgcagtccaatcaattgtttatttacggtcaaagaccagcaatatattacaattaaaatataatttccataacctCTAAAAAACAggtgaagccttcaccaccaactgtgctggccggggtttctggaagttggtGTTGAAGAGCACCTGGAttatccaagattgggaagcactggtttAGCGAATCATTACAGGATTTTGACATTTCAGTGTGTTCATCCTCGTTTTATTTAACACCAGTATTAATTTActttcccctttttaaatttcagatgACCCACATTCGGAGCAGCAgaacatttccttctttttgccaAGTCAAAGCACTGTGGGCAACATGACACAAAAAGCCTTAACAAAAAGCACAACAAATCTCAAGGCAAATACTGCATTTCCTGATGAGTTGTTGCCATCCGTTACCTCTCTTTCTGAGGTGACCTCATTGGATCAACAAGGAACAAGTAGAATTTCAGTTGGACAAAACATACCAATATTGGATATTTCAGTAACAAATAATGAGGTTGTGTTAATGGATGACAGATTTATGAGCTTATTTCCAAATGAACAACAGACTCCATCATTAAAATCTTTTACTGAGGACTATAATTCGGGATCCTATCCAGTGAAGCCAACAAGAGTCCCATTACAAAATTTGTTAGTAACCCCTTCATTGTCTGTCCTGGACTACGCAGAAGCACTGCAAACAACATTCCAAAGGGCTGCCTATGTCCCCCATGTCCTTTCCCCATATCTGAAGCCTTTTGATTTGACAGATATAACTTTGACTCCAAGCAAAGACTTAGAGATGTCCACAATTTATTTAAATTCCATGGAATTGGAGGGGGTGAATGCAACAGTTGGAAAAGAATGGGAAAGCTCCTCATTTAATGTATTCCCCTCAACATCTTCACTTTTTGATACTACTGTGGAAGGGTCGCCTCTGTTTATGAGACAGCTAAGTGAGGATACCCGTATCATGCCAGATATTATGACAGGAAGTACTAACACATACACTGAAGCCTATTATAGTATTAATAGTAGTGCAAAAGGAGCTCTTGATGTAAGCTTATCTGTTCTGAGCATTTTAAAAGAAGCACCTATTTCATTAGCTAACACAGGGAGTGTTATGTTTTCAACACACTTTTTTGTTTCCTCCCCTGTTCTTCCAGCTGTAGTTCAGACTGTTTCTGATAGTCTCTTCAGTGAGGAATTGTTTACATATAAGTTTCCCCATAAAGTCTCCAAAGGTACAGCCCTGATTTTACCTGGCAATTCAGAAATACCAACTCAAGTTGAGTTCTTCAGTGACTCCACAAGTTCAGTGCCTTTCACTAGACCATATGCTCCATGTTCATCCTGTGATGTTACTTCAGTTCCTTCAGAGCCATTTTTTTCATTGCAGCCATCAGACAATGATGTGGGCTCAGGTGATTATATTGAGACATTGTCTTTTATGGCCACTGAAATGAAAGATATTACACCACTTACATCAGTAGTTAGTGACTTGTATGACATGCAGGAGTCTTCTCCCGAAATCTTTGATACTACTTTCCCTTCAAGacctgtggtttctttttcttcgATGTTTACAGAAGTCTCGAACTCAAATGCAGTGGAAATTAGCCTTAAAAACGTATTCACACCAATTTCCCCTTTCCCTTATTACGACCAGTCTTCTGATATTTTACTGGAAAGCACTTCTGTCATTCTTCACAGCTCTGTAACTGAAATTACTAAGTTAATGCCTAGCATTATGGAAGAACTACCCTCTGTTGTTGCAACGGTCCCCCTTGAATCTGCCTTCATCGAAACTGTGAGCACGCTATCCATGACAATCAAGAATTCAACTCTGTTGGAAACACCTGCATTGATGCCATCAGAAACTATGCGTGTCATTGGCATAACAGTTGAGGGGTTTCCCACAGATGACTCTGCTGTAAATAGATCAGACATTCCATCCAGCCTTTCATTAACGCCTTTCTCCTCTGAGCCAAATGTCTCATCGTATTTGTCACCTTCTGGAGCCACATCTTCCTTAGTAATGCCAAGTGATTTATCAACATTGTTACCTCACATTTCACCCACATTCCTTCCATCATCTGTGCTGTTCGATAATTCTAGTTGGGGTTCATCTCAGCTCCCAGCTGTTGACATCACAAGCTCAGAGGCTTCCCGGCTGCCTTCATGGCAACCTTCATTGCTTTATTCAAACTCatcttcttttctattccttcaaAGTTCTACAACAGTGCCATTATCAACTTTCAATATGAACTCCTCTGTGTTTCTGGAACCAACATCAATTTCAGTTATGGAATCTGAATTTTACTTTACCTCAGCTATCACAGGAGCTACCTCTCAGTTTGAGTCATCATCCCTAGCCATTGAGGCAACTGTTCCTATGCAGGTGCTGCCCACCTCTGTTTCAGAGCCTATTTTCACCAGCAATATTTTGGGTGACGAACCAAATGTGACCTTATGGTTCTCCTCATTGCAGATGACTCCTGTCCTGACATCTGCatccctctttccttctgctgTTTCTGTCACTCCTGTTGTTGAGGTCACCGGTGCTACTGCTAATCTTAGTATGGTTTCCTTTTTTACTGAGGCAGCTCCTACCACAAATTTTTTAACAACTACTCTTTATATGCCACCATTGGCCACAGAAATAAGCAGCATTAGAGTCTCCTCTACAGAATCAGCAAGTATAGGGTCGTCAGCTGTATCTACAGTGATGCCTTCATCTGTGAATACTTCAACTGATTCTAGCATTCCAACTGGACCTAGTGGAACAGAGTTCTCCAGCGTAACAACGTCTACTGCTACCACTACTAGTAGCAAAATAGGCCTTCCTGAAACAACCAGCAGTACACAAAGTTCTTCTACATCCGTTTCAACTTCAGTTTTTCTCCCTACACCAGAAGTCACAATGGCAACTGTTCCAGTGACTACAACTAGACAATCCTACGTTTGTGATATCACAGTCCCTGATAAATACTTAGTAATAGCtggtaagaatttttttaaaatattttttattaaaagttttttttttaaaaaaatctgatttgatAAAATTGTGCTAAAGAAATATATAGTTGTGTCCTAGGTTGTGAGTCACAGCTGTTATGTGTATTGCATATACTAGTTCTCTCTCCCAAGCACTGTGCTCAttagtatttttatttgtttagaatATTTGACATCTATCCCTTCAGCTGTATTCTCTAAAGTAATTTTGTCCCTTCTGAACCCTGGTTCCCCCATAGCCCAAAATAGTTGCGTAATCCATTACTAAAATGGCTTACCTACAGAGGGCCAGACTTCCTGTTCTACAAATTTATTAAGGTGTTTAAAATTAATATGTGATTAGCTCATCAGAATATTTTTTAGAGATCTGCTGTTGGGGTAGGCAATGATCAAAGTCACAGTAAACTGGATTCCCTAAAGAGAAAATATTTGTGATATGAATAACAATTGAAGCAACGAAACATAGGAAATTCGAAGAAATTGCATGCACATCTGCCATACAAACTTTGTGATTATTACAATTAACATGGCCAGCATTTTGTGAAGGTACATGTAAAGGTCCTGTTAAGTATTCCAATGACACTTGTTTCTCACTGTCCTTGTTCTTGAATATGTTTCTGTCATGGCCAGGTGTTGGACACAGGTGAACTGACTAACACTGAGTTCTGGTCAGTGGTTGGCTACAGGACTAAGTGATAAGAAATAGGTTCCTTTGTCcttgtgaagctcaacatccttCACCTTCTTAGTTTACAACCTAATACTGATCATTGATCTGTTCCTACACTTGTGGTTTTATACAGTACTGCAATAGTGATCAAAgaactgttgcttttaaatcaatCTTTCTTACAAAGTGAGATTTTGCGGCTGCCCATGATTTTTTCACAGTCTTAAAATTGCCCTCCTGAAAAGTTTTAGAGGGGTGGAAGGGTTTCTCTATTTAAAGCATGCTCAAAGGCTGTAGCTGGTGTAGAACATGAGTGCTATTTTTCCTAAGAATACCAGAAGATGTTAAACTATCAAGTCAAGTGGAATTCTGGCAGTATTTCGAAATATGTCTCCTTCTGTCTACAGATACTGTATTGCTGATCTATAAAATTGGCCTGCTTATGCCTAGAGGAGTGTTAAATTTGCGTTTCTGTCCGAGGGCATAAACTCTCTCAGAGATTTGAACTGATAACTCGAATGCATCCATTTAGTTCAGTTAAACAGTGGGCTGCAGGGTGCTGCTTCCTAGCCGGTTACAGTAGCAATGGGTTAAATGAACCGATAGTCTCAACATGCACCAGCTTTATATGTTCACTCTCCCCCATTTGCAGACATGTAATTATGAGCCCATCAAATGTTAATGCACCCTACCATTAATCCACCTAAAAGCATGTACATGTCTTCTTCCTGCATTTCACAGACCTCTTCCGAAATTAGATGAGTAATTCTAATTAGAAGGCAAAGCACAGTTTCACCAATTCATTAATCATGGTTTAGCGTGAGACTGAGCATAAGAACCCAATCCCCCCTTTACATGTTGGACTTGACTACAAAATGCACATACTTCTAGTCAAACCTAGAAGAGGGGTATGTGGgtggattatttttgtttgttttagtttcagctttgaaatatttggaataaGGGAATGTGTAAAGACAAGGtatttctttcaaatgttttaaagtgACACTGACCATATTTTGCATGCACACACTTTTCTGATATGAAAACAGATGCATACATTTTGGTATTCATGCATCTGTGCCCAGCTGCTGTAGAGGGAAAACTGGCTTTTGGTTACTTGCGCTTTCTCTCAACATTCTCAACTCCAGTTTCATTTTCTGTACTTAGATTGGTGTGCACATGATTTAAACTAATGCATGTTATTGGATTCAAATTTCTAGTTCTAGCCCAGAAATCTGTAATAGAAAACATCACGGAATCCATCAAAAACATCTTGAGAACTGAGTTTAGAAGACTAGTAGAATTGGAGGTAAGTAATATGTAATACAAGTGTGGAGTTTGATGGTTATTTTTTCATTA is part of the Pogona vitticeps strain Pit_001003342236 chromosome 5, PviZW2.1, whole genome shotgun sequence genome and encodes:
- the KIAA1549 gene encoding UPF0606 protein KIAA1549 homolog isoform X6 — encoded protein: MLGFAMDGMTCFMVALVTLVFCCHGPPWCIARHLVLWTGLPLLLPPLLLFVPLSLASSIADDPHSEQQNISFFLPSQSTVGNMTQKALTKSTTNLKANTAFPDELLPSVTSLSEVTSLDQQGTSRISVGQNIPILDISVTNNEVVLMDDRFMSLFPNEQQTPSLKSFTEDYNSGSYPVKPTRVPLQNLLVTPSLSVLDYAEALQTTFQRAAYVPHVLSPYLKPFDLTDITLTPSKDLEMSTIYLNSMELEGVNATVGKEWESSSFNVFPSTSSLFDTTVEGSPLFMRQLSEDTRIMPDIMTGSTNTYTEAYYSINSSAKGALDVSLSVLSILKEAPISLANTGSVMFSTHFFVSSPVLPAVVQTVSDSLFSEELFTYKFPHKVSKGTALILPGNSEIPTQVEFFSDSTSSVPFTRPYAPCSSCDVTSVPSEPFFSLQPSDNDVGSGDYIETLSFMATEMKDITPLTSVVSDLYDMQESSPEIFDTTFPSRPVVSFSSMFTEVSNSNAVEISLKNVFTPISPFPYYDQSSDILLESTSVILHSSVTEITKLMPSIMEELPSVVATVPLESAFIETVSTLSMTIKNSTLLETPALMPSETMRVIGITVEGFPTDDSAVNRSDIPSSLSLTPFSSEPNVSSYLSPSGATSSLVMPSDLSTLLPHISPTFLPSSVLFDNSSWGSSQLPAVDITSSEASRLPSWQPSLLYSNSSSFLFLQSSTTVPLSTFNMNSSVFLEPTSISVMESEFYFTSAITGATSQFESSSLAIEATVPMQVLPTSVSEPIFTSNILGDEPNVTLWFSSLQMTPVLTSASLFPSAVSVTPVVEVTGATANLSMVSFFTEAAPTTNFLTTTLYMPPLATEISSIRVSSTESASIGSSAVSTVMPSSVNTSTDSSIPTGPSGTEFSSVTTSTATTTSSKIGLPETTSSTQSSSTSVSTSVFLPTPEVTMATVPVTTTRQSYVCDITVPDKYLVIAVLAQKSVIENITESIKNILRTEFRRLVELEVYGLSPKFSFLVTSGPFVYTAIAVINALVNSSLLHGQMPLILSLQPSFPAPDYKFQVQTVLQFVPQSIDIGFCNFSQRIEKGLTTAFGEARKQHLGISNFTVQILNITLGRSRAAFRQGPVQIVFGIQEKHGFLNGSEVSELLRNLSVVEFSFYLGFPVQQIAEPVYYPQLNTSHLMKSSWVRTVVLGVINQKVQEDVFQAEMERKLAQLLNEALRKGRIWKRATFAGNNVVQIVNVSRLEEDDNPVMLVYFVEDQDGERLGAVKTADLINRVDIQRAAIILGYRIQGPVAQPVDRVKESPPESQNNLWIIVGVAVPVAVVLLIIIILYWKLCRTDKLEFQPDTMSNIQQRQKLQAPSVKGFDFAKQHLGQHNKDDILIIHEPTPLPGPIKDTTPSENGDLPSPKTKISSKPSKNVRHRGRVSPSDADSTASEQSSGRETGEDTARPQTAVNEVKPHRVSKTGINRVGPPQISNGTEQHSSASIFEHVDRMSRSSEVSRRVPSKIQLIAMQPIAAPPSQNQPLSDRVAETNKINKEIQTALRHKSEIEHHRNKIRLRAKRKGHYEFPIVDDMVIIDTKEQQRMYRKAQMQIDKILDPGGNMPTVFIEPRKSSRAKRSPKQRRRHQINGSPMDADKDRLITTDSDGTYKRPPGVNNSAYISDPDLPAEPHTPSSAELGKFSGLPPHTSPYVPPQPSIEEARQTMHSLLDDAFALVAPCSQASSSAAITHPGGSGGQPTNTPVRTARDTPSSQWGSPYGLSHTRYMEFGMTPPTAPGLLQRQNLGPGFLPPVELIHPDTQTSDVQYSSRGIYPEESPSVARPRPVGSTADTYAWTSRIFLLTSIPDAEDFGPTALSTTCSASTQQPPGPGALLQHQLH